The following are encoded together in the Candidatus Hydrogenedentota bacterium genome:
- a CDS encoding ADP-ribosylglycohydrolase family protein: MRKNVRRMRLFHGALAALVLTGLLGINAAAQDFRRLPLEEYRDKMAGGWIGQMVGVGWGGPTEFKWMSEIIPEDKVPVWKPELVNQFEQDDLYVEMTFLRTLEIYGLDVSSRQAGIDFANSEYKLWHANGQGRKNLRAGIAPPDSGHPQFNKHADCIDYQIEADYAGLIAPGMPNLAIELGEKFGRLMNYGDGLYGGQFMSGMYAEAFFESDPLKLIQAGLQCIPEGSQYAECIRDVVAWHEQNPDDWQATWHLLQAKYHDDPMGRRFVCGKSEKGNIDAKMNGAYVVIGLLYGKGDMDKTITISTRCGQDSDCNPSSAAGILAAALGRKRLPDKFTSAINPDGVFSHTAYTFPSLVAVCEKVAREAVIREGGFIEKDGDGKETLVIPVRPPRPGALMQSWEPGPPENCRYSQEELSEIVARE; encoded by the coding sequence ATGAGAAAGAATGTGAGGCGGATGCGCCTTTTTCATGGGGCTTTGGCGGCACTCGTGTTGACAGGCCTGCTCGGGATCAATGCTGCTGCTCAGGACTTTCGGCGACTTCCCCTGGAGGAATACCGTGACAAGATGGCAGGCGGCTGGATAGGCCAGATGGTAGGAGTCGGTTGGGGCGGCCCCACCGAATTCAAGTGGATGAGCGAGATCATTCCCGAAGACAAGGTGCCCGTCTGGAAACCGGAATTGGTGAACCAGTTCGAGCAGGATGACCTGTACGTCGAGATGACGTTCCTCAGAACCCTTGAGATCTACGGGTTGGACGTCTCGAGTCGACAGGCCGGGATCGATTTCGCCAATAGCGAGTACAAGCTTTGGCACGCGAACGGACAAGGCCGCAAAAATCTCAGGGCTGGCATCGCGCCGCCGGACTCCGGGCATCCACAGTTCAACAAGCACGCTGATTGCATCGACTACCAGATCGAGGCCGACTACGCCGGCCTTATCGCGCCCGGCATGCCTAATCTGGCCATTGAACTCGGGGAAAAGTTCGGACGCCTTATGAACTACGGCGATGGTTTGTACGGGGGGCAGTTCATGAGCGGCATGTACGCGGAAGCCTTCTTCGAGTCCGATCCTCTGAAGTTGATTCAGGCAGGCCTCCAATGCATCCCCGAAGGCAGCCAATACGCGGAGTGCATTCGCGATGTGGTCGCCTGGCACGAGCAGAACCCCGACGATTGGCAGGCCACTTGGCATCTGCTCCAGGCCAAGTACCACGACGACCCCATGGGACGCAGGTTCGTTTGCGGCAAAAGCGAGAAAGGCAACATAGACGCCAAAATGAACGGCGCGTATGTGGTCATCGGGTTGCTATACGGCAAGGGCGACATGGACAAGACGATTACCATCTCAACGCGCTGCGGCCAAGACTCCGACTGCAACCCGTCAAGCGCCGCTGGCATACTTGCTGCAGCGCTCGGACGCAAGCGGTTGCCTGACAAATTCACCTCGGCTATCAATCCGGACGGCGTCTTCAGCCATACCGCCTACACCTTTCCGAGTCTTGTCGCCGTGTGCGAGAAGGTTGCACGCGAGGCCGTCATACGCGAAGGAGGCTTTATTGAAAAGGACGGCGATGGAAAAGAAACCCTCGTGATTCCGGTACGGCCCCCCAGACCGGGCGCCCTCATGCAGTCGTGGGAACCCGGGCCTCCAGAGAATTGCCGGTATTCGCAAGAAGAACTGAGCGAGATCGTGGCGAGAGAATAG
- a CDS encoding metallophosphoesterase, which produces MLKLSMRGLAIFILILSGIVPAEAVSGSPEGFETDVQTPNKPWTNLEFKNDPGAFQFAVVGDNAGGPRWGVFAEAVEKLNLLQPEFVIGVGDYIEGYEDTRAELDRQWEQFMESLAGLEAPFFFVPGNHDVGRPLWRETYTARFGAEYYHFVYRDVLFLCLCTNDGPDQSTGIGKQQVEYAARVLRDHPNVRWTLVFQHKPLWRDSDDTGWSEIAQLLKGRNCTVFSGHTHDYISHEEDGLSFVTLSTTGAGNPLRGPAYGELDQTAWVTMTSDGPRIANLTLDGILDRNFRTQERANELAAFSEGQVVTAAPVVLNADMLTSAESRLTIANPSETPLRLKVLFEPAAGVQVKPAAVATVIPGGQPYEVPLHISADAPIPMSEAQPLLVHWQANYDSAANQPSLQLEGQSIITFDSPFTVPFRGAPIAIDGKLDDWPSLPYKMNQPAHVYVNAPAWKGPHDCHFQFAVNYDAQYLYVAVKASDDELCFDGWKYWEDFVMLWVDARGSGADDPKTCVFSAIAGPETGAEQKVEFEEGEAPQGLLSASMATADGFEAEFAVPVSYLNERQQGQWRQVRLNISVSDFDRHDARDGATVLSWRPQWFRPGDHPQSGLFIREAEAK; this is translated from the coding sequence ATGCTGAAACTCTCCATGCGCGGTCTTGCCATCTTCATCCTTATCCTCTCCGGCATTGTTCCGGCGGAAGCCGTTTCAGGGAGTCCCGAGGGTTTTGAAACGGACGTACAGACCCCGAACAAACCATGGACGAATCTTGAGTTCAAGAACGATCCCGGCGCGTTTCAGTTTGCCGTCGTCGGCGACAATGCGGGCGGACCCCGCTGGGGTGTGTTCGCGGAGGCGGTGGAGAAGCTGAACCTGCTTCAGCCGGAGTTCGTGATCGGGGTCGGCGATTACATCGAGGGATATGAAGATACTCGCGCAGAACTCGATCGCCAGTGGGAGCAGTTCATGGAATCTCTAGCCGGCCTCGAGGCGCCCTTCTTTTTCGTCCCCGGGAACCATGACGTTGGGAGGCCGTTGTGGAGGGAAACGTACACGGCCCGTTTCGGGGCCGAGTACTACCACTTCGTCTACCGCGATGTACTGTTTCTGTGTCTCTGCACGAACGATGGACCTGACCAAAGCACCGGAATCGGCAAGCAACAAGTTGAGTATGCGGCACGCGTGCTGCGGGACCACCCGAATGTGCGGTGGACCCTGGTTTTTCAGCACAAGCCGCTGTGGCGCGATTCCGACGACACAGGATGGAGCGAAATCGCCCAATTGCTGAAGGGACGCAACTGCACCGTGTTCTCCGGCCACACGCACGATTACATCAGCCACGAAGAAGATGGACTCTCTTTTGTGACGCTGTCGACCACGGGAGCCGGCAACCCTCTTCGCGGTCCAGCCTATGGAGAGCTCGACCAGACCGCCTGGGTGACCATGACCAGCGATGGGCCGCGCATTGCCAATTTGACCCTGGACGGGATTCTCGATCGGAATTTCCGTACGCAGGAACGCGCAAATGAACTGGCGGCGTTCAGTGAGGGACAGGTCGTAACGGCTGCGCCCGTGGTGCTCAACGCGGACATGCTCACTTCGGCCGAATCGCGACTCACGATCGCCAATCCCTCCGAGACGCCCTTGCGCCTTAAGGTGCTGTTCGAGCCTGCCGCAGGGGTTCAGGTGAAACCCGCTGCAGTGGCCACAGTCATCCCCGGCGGCCAGCCGTACGAGGTGCCGCTGCATATTTCGGCGGACGCCCCGATTCCGATGTCCGAGGCTCAACCGCTGCTGGTGCATTGGCAAGCCAACTACGACAGCGCCGCCAACCAGCCGTCCCTGCAACTCGAAGGGCAGTCCATCATCACCTTCGATTCCCCTTTCACCGTCCCCTTCCGCGGCGCGCCCATCGCCATTGACGGCAAGCTGGACGACTGGCCCAGTCTGCCCTACAAGATGAATCAGCCCGCCCATGTCTACGTCAACGCTCCAGCCTGGAAAGGCCCGCACGACTGCCATTTCCAGTTTGCCGTGAATTACGACGCGCAATACCTGTATGTCGCCGTCAAAGCGTCTGACGACGAGCTGTGCTTCGACGGATGGAAGTACTGGGAAGACTTTGTCATGCTCTGGGTGGACGCGCGTGGTTCCGGAGCCGATGATCCGAAGACATGTGTCTTCAGCGCCATCGCGGGCCCCGAAACAGGCGCCGAACAAAAAGTCGAATTTGAAGAGGGAGAAGCCCCGCAGGGTCTTCTATCGGCGAGCATGGCCACGGCCGACGGCTTTGAGGCAGAATTTGCCGTCCCGGTAAGCTATCTCAATGAACGCCAGCAAGGCCAGTGGCGCCAGGTTCGCTTGAATATTTCGGTTAGCGACTTCGACCGTCACGACGCTCGCGATGGCGCGACCGTTCTCTCGTGGCGGCCACAGTGGTTCCGGCCGGGGGATCACCCGCAGTCGGGTCTCTTTATCAGAGAAGCCGAAGCCAAATAG
- a CDS encoding DUF4838 domain-containing protein: protein MRNSFGAIPVAVVVLGAASSLIKADAAQTVLVDNGQARCVIYVTERVMNPDLNTDGQPDTPRQAEENRRRLRESVRDLALYFEKMSGAPIECRIGPPETTPTGIPILIGELAAERFGAPALSFPYQQGFRIVVTENEVGLVGESDLAVSYAIYELLDQLGCRWYMPSELGEVVPETKTIALEQGDTSLAPFTIYRGIWHADPDYARRNRAGGLPIAAGHALEGYLTKEQLEQHPDWNAEIGGKRSLHPCDVGHRLCWANPEVAAAVADGIVARLDKDPVPSISISPGDGTDFCECGKCRGLDTGDWDASMNCVSITDRYLHFANLIAERVASQYPDIKLGFLAYVQFTRPPLREQVHPNLYPQLAPISYSRAHPMTDDNVPGNKDLRYIVEGWGKAKPAVSCYLYSWFLAESCAPNPMITKWKTDVPILFRNNCLFWQPEGIANFETSMHGIYMGLRLAWNPHTDPQEIVNEVNTRFYCHASRQMSAYWNAVDEIWVNTPEYSGCAWGYLVRFTPDRLLQLRKYMDEAGAACENDSERKRVQIANDSLSLFELFMKMRYDLAEGRFNTLPTDATSYTDRALALAELYAPQKSFGKMYWTPSLNINYFKAFHSATYTDAARIADSNRFVLLTPKPIRQFRYQPDKEQQGEQLGWMQVGFDDSSWSGTDPCVQTWSSLGLHDYMGAMWYRASVELSGVSQGKKAYLWLAATDGSAKLFFNGRHILYSTESRDAEGKTTAIQTDAFTGYAQPASFDITDAVKPGDNRIALVCVRDFQNELGTGGLLGPVVLYREK from the coding sequence ATGCGAAACTCTTTCGGGGCAATTCCCGTCGCTGTTGTTGTGCTGGGTGCGGCAAGTTCTTTAATCAAGGCAGATGCTGCTCAAACCGTCCTTGTAGACAACGGCCAAGCTAGATGCGTGATCTATGTGACCGAGCGGGTCATGAATCCCGACCTGAACACGGACGGCCAACCCGACACTCCCAGGCAAGCCGAGGAGAACCGCAGGCGTTTGCGCGAGTCGGTCAGGGATCTGGCGCTCTACTTCGAGAAAATGAGCGGCGCACCAATCGAGTGCCGAATCGGACCGCCAGAGACCACCCCCACGGGCATTCCCATTCTTATCGGTGAACTGGCCGCGGAGAGGTTTGGCGCGCCCGCACTTTCCTTTCCGTACCAACAGGGATTTCGGATTGTGGTTACCGAAAACGAGGTTGGACTTGTGGGCGAATCTGACCTGGCGGTGAGTTACGCAATCTATGAGCTTCTTGATCAGCTCGGATGTCGCTGGTACATGCCCAGCGAACTGGGCGAAGTCGTTCCCGAAACAAAGACTATCGCCCTCGAACAGGGCGACACAAGCTTGGCGCCTTTCACGATCTACAGGGGTATTTGGCACGCAGACCCCGATTACGCACGGCGGAACCGGGCCGGTGGACTGCCGATTGCAGCGGGACACGCGCTGGAGGGTTATCTTACCAAGGAGCAGTTGGAACAACACCCGGACTGGAACGCGGAAATTGGCGGGAAGCGCTCTCTTCATCCGTGCGATGTTGGGCATCGCTTGTGCTGGGCCAACCCGGAGGTTGCCGCAGCCGTGGCTGACGGTATTGTTGCTCGTCTGGATAAGGACCCCGTCCCTTCGATCTCCATTTCGCCGGGCGACGGCACAGACTTCTGCGAGTGCGGGAAATGCCGGGGCCTGGACACAGGAGACTGGGACGCCTCGATGAATTGTGTCTCGATTACTGACCGGTATCTTCATTTTGCCAATCTGATTGCCGAACGCGTAGCATCCCAATACCCTGACATCAAGCTTGGGTTCTTGGCTTACGTTCAGTTCACCCGCCCTCCGCTGAGAGAACAGGTGCATCCAAATCTCTACCCGCAGCTAGCGCCCATCTCCTACAGCCGCGCGCATCCGATGACCGACGACAACGTACCCGGCAACAAGGACCTCCGCTATATTGTCGAGGGATGGGGCAAAGCCAAACCGGCGGTTTCCTGTTACCTGTATTCATGGTTCCTGGCGGAATCGTGCGCGCCGAACCCCATGATCACAAAGTGGAAAACAGACGTTCCGATACTGTTCCGCAACAATTGCCTGTTCTGGCAGCCTGAGGGCATAGCCAACTTCGAAACCAGCATGCACGGTATCTATATGGGCCTGCGCCTGGCATGGAATCCCCACACCGACCCCCAAGAGATCGTCAATGAGGTCAATACACGTTTTTACTGCCATGCAAGCCGGCAAATGAGCGCTTACTGGAATGCCGTGGACGAGATTTGGGTGAATACCCCCGAGTATTCAGGCTGTGCCTGGGGATACCTTGTCCGATTTACACCGGACCGCTTGCTTCAGCTTCGCAAATATATGGACGAAGCCGGGGCCGCCTGCGAAAACGATTCAGAGCGAAAGCGGGTGCAGATCGCCAATGATTCTCTTTCATTGTTCGAGCTTTTCATGAAGATGCGTTACGATCTTGCCGAAGGGCGCTTCAACACCCTCCCCACGGACGCAACGTCTTACACTGATCGCGCCCTTGCCTTGGCCGAATTGTACGCGCCACAGAAGTCCTTTGGGAAAATGTATTGGACGCCTAGCTTGAACATTAATTACTTCAAGGCATTCCACAGCGCGACCTATACCGATGCGGCCCGGATTGCGGACTCAAATCGTTTTGTGCTGCTCACGCCCAAGCCGATACGGCAGTTCAGGTATCAGCCCGACAAGGAACAACAGGGAGAACAGCTGGGGTGGATGCAAGTTGGTTTTGACGACTCCTCATGGAGCGGCACGGACCCGTGCGTGCAGACCTGGTCGAGCCTCGGCTTGCACGACTACATGGGCGCCATGTGGTACCGCGCCAGTGTCGAACTTTCCGGCGTGAGCCAGGGCAAGAAAGCCTACTTGTGGCTGGCGGCCACGGATGGCAGCGCGAAATTGTTCTTCAACGGCCGCCATATCCTCTATTCAACGGAAAGCCGCGACGCAGAAGGCAAAACAACGGCCATCCAGACCGATGCATTTACGGGGTATGCCCAGCCAGCCTCGTTCGACATCACGGATGCCGTCAAACCCGGAGACAACCGGATTGCTCTGGTGTGCGTCCGGGATTTCCAGAATGAATTGGGTACCGGCGGACTGCTGGGACCCGTGGTTCTGTATCGGGAGAAGTAG
- a CDS encoding NHL repeat-containing protein — MPEAANRFLWSTVVVGDAPPAYKRCGYWSEPVQEGKGRTEHLVDPHGIGLDADGNILVADQLGSQVVRFTPEGAFLGPIGSGKGSEPGQFTEPRIVTTDAQGRIFVSDSKGDRPRIQVFDREGKFLQIFAEKGMKPGMILRAHGMGFDPAGRLFATDVDNMRVSVFDSNGGYLYDWGKEGLNPGEFNSPHGLHVDKNSDVLVTGYYGPTQKFNSEGDFLLAFCHGDPPDGPVYFHNMTGDQWGDVYISVRSKGGYQGAIQRDGKHISFVKYNNNGSYVTGWSLSNPEHGETSAVVDAHGRFYALFKGEKEMGVEIFQEE; from the coding sequence GTGCCCGAGGCAGCGAACCGGTTCCTGTGGTCCACGGTCGTCGTTGGCGACGCGCCGCCGGCGTACAAGCGTTGCGGCTACTGGTCCGAGCCTGTCCAGGAAGGCAAGGGAAGAACCGAGCACCTTGTTGATCCCCATGGCATCGGGTTGGACGCCGACGGCAATATCCTCGTTGCGGACCAGCTGGGGAGCCAAGTGGTGCGTTTTACCCCGGAAGGCGCCTTCCTCGGACCGATCGGCTCGGGCAAGGGCAGCGAGCCGGGGCAGTTTACCGAGCCGCGCATCGTTACGACGGACGCACAAGGGCGGATCTTCGTGAGCGACAGCAAGGGAGACCGGCCGCGGATACAGGTATTTGATCGTGAAGGGAAGTTCCTGCAGATCTTCGCCGAGAAGGGAATGAAGCCGGGGATGATCCTGCGCGCGCACGGGATGGGGTTCGATCCGGCGGGGCGTCTGTTCGCGACGGATGTCGATAACATGCGCGTGAGCGTGTTCGACAGCAACGGCGGGTATCTGTATGACTGGGGCAAGGAAGGGCTGAATCCCGGCGAGTTCAATTCCCCGCACGGATTGCACGTGGACAAGAACAGCGACGTGCTCGTAACCGGCTACTACGGGCCAACGCAGAAGTTCAACTCCGAGGGCGATTTCCTGCTTGCGTTCTGCCACGGGGACCCGCCGGACGGACCCGTCTATTTCCACAACATGACCGGCGACCAGTGGGGCGATGTCTACATTTCGGTTCGCTCGAAGGGTGGTTATCAGGGCGCAATCCAGAGGGACGGCAAACACATCAGTTTCGTGAAATACAACAACAACGGGAGCTACGTCACGGGGTGGAGCCTGTCGAACCCCGAGCATGGAGAGACGTCTGCGGTGGTTGACGCCCATGGGCGTTTCTATGCTTTGTTCAAAGGGGAGAAGGAGATGGGAGTAGAGATCTTTCAAGAGGAGTAA
- a CDS encoding V-type ATPase subunit: protein MRALARYAEANAIIRASLSDLLSRSQFDDILRAGAFQESWNALRSTAYAAWLPELSQPSPLMAERALKDATGSRFKRALRSLRGKTRDVGSLLLSRWELDDLHEALRAWHAKDETYARLVPSVSLAHDVPFLEIAKADTLETVAALLRGTPYADPVLESARTYRETRTLFHLEIALEKRHYRSLLNAIKNLGGNDATDGLRLIAAEIDLVNLSWLSRCASYYGAPAALLREAMIPNISALSSTLEKAQFSPEDLEEVSLQYLSELAGDKGGNPPGLERIGLLESLVTESATDAAWRRLAGFPFCIACVIAFYSLTRTELRNLRGIFAGLAAGFSPEGLSGKLCGIR from the coding sequence ATGCGCGCGCTTGCCCGATATGCCGAGGCGAACGCCATTATTCGCGCGAGCCTGTCCGATCTGCTTTCACGCAGCCAGTTCGATGATATTCTTCGCGCGGGCGCATTTCAGGAGTCCTGGAACGCGTTGAGGTCCACGGCCTATGCGGCCTGGTTGCCGGAACTCTCCCAGCCGTCGCCGCTTATGGCCGAGCGCGCCCTGAAAGACGCGACGGGGTCACGATTCAAACGGGCGCTTCGCTCGTTGAGAGGTAAGACGCGGGACGTAGGGTCGCTGCTTCTTTCGCGGTGGGAACTGGACGATCTCCACGAAGCGCTCAGGGCATGGCATGCAAAAGATGAAACGTATGCTCGGCTTGTTCCGAGTGTCAGTCTGGCACACGACGTTCCGTTTCTTGAGATTGCCAAGGCCGATACCCTCGAAACGGTGGCTGCGTTGCTCCGGGGTACTCCGTACGCGGACCCGGTTCTCGAGAGTGCGCGTACTTACAGAGAGACCCGAACGCTTTTCCATCTGGAAATCGCCCTGGAGAAGCGGCATTACCGCAGCCTGCTCAATGCCATCAAGAATCTCGGCGGAAACGACGCTACCGACGGTTTGCGGCTGATCGCCGCGGAAATCGATCTGGTGAATCTTTCGTGGCTTTCCCGCTGTGCTTCCTATTACGGCGCTCCCGCGGCTTTGCTCCGCGAAGCCATGATTCCGAATATCTCCGCCCTCTCGAGCACGCTTGAAAAAGCACAATTCTCGCCCGAGGACCTGGAAGAAGTCTCGCTGCAATACCTGTCGGAACTTGCGGGGGACAAGGGAGGAAACCCGCCCGGTCTCGAACGGATTGGACTCCTCGAATCGCTCGTGACCGAGTCAGCCACGGACGCGGCCTGGCGTCGGCTTGCAGGGTTTCCTTTCTGTATCGCCTGCGTTATTGCGTTCTATTCTTTGACACGTACCGAGTTGCGGAATCTGCGCGGGATCTTCGCCGGATTGGCCGCCGGGTTTTCCCCTGAGGGACTCTCCGGCAAGCTTTGCGGAATCAGGTGA
- a CDS encoding V-type ATPase 116kDa subunit family protein, with protein MMLVAEKMSRFTAVILRDDMQGVMEEVARAGVLHLTGVEETESWARDLADIDVKRLTKECLDRKTKLEGLVKDMLSEHGAPESAGFAEVSGASLAEIDAVIASAEAAITPLSESRIRLTDRLSRLQATLSGLDALVPPNLPLARLLRSSMLYTAVGVIAQNQLPKLESLLKDIPSVVVPYRRIARDVHVVCLVLQRNKETLRKALHDTAFAELPIPQDVATITHEAKGALLDDLQSVETQLSENKAALRAAQEAAWPAAAPALQRLSAGLLILRIQDSCKVTERTCVFAGWVPRDQAAALVDAIREKTHGRAIVEVTEAESLEPVQQGEVEVPVLFNRPKFLQPFALLTEGFAIPSYTMIDPTLFVAISFLLMFGMMFGDAGHGLVLCALGVLFVLKAPQYKDVGKLAIYCGAASVIFGLLYGSIFGLEHLLPALWTKPLEGINDLFAFAIVFGILFVSLGIILNVLNAIRAHAFWESLFDGAGPLVGIIYWSGIGLVVKSFFSTSKTPHSAWLVVPMALALTGFLLKGPLLRLFGKQQRAFPEGAITYVMESAVEVMEVFMGYLANTVSFIRVAAFGLAHAGLFVAVFSLAEIVSGAPGGRLLSFIVIVAGNVLIIVLEGVVVTIQALRLEYYEFFGKFFNRTGQKYAPVGVSSTPQDAAN; from the coding sequence ATGATGCTGGTCGCCGAGAAGATGAGCCGTTTCACCGCCGTCATCCTTCGTGACGACATGCAGGGCGTCATGGAAGAAGTCGCTCGCGCGGGGGTGCTCCATCTCACTGGCGTCGAGGAAACCGAATCGTGGGCGCGCGACCTCGCCGACATCGACGTAAAGCGTCTGACAAAGGAGTGCCTCGACCGCAAGACCAAGCTGGAAGGCCTCGTGAAGGACATGCTAAGCGAGCACGGCGCGCCGGAATCCGCGGGATTTGCGGAAGTCTCCGGCGCGAGTCTGGCCGAGATCGATGCCGTCATTGCCAGCGCCGAAGCCGCTATCACGCCTCTCTCCGAATCGCGCATCCGGCTCACGGATCGGCTTTCCCGGCTTCAGGCCACGCTTTCAGGGCTCGATGCCCTCGTTCCCCCGAATCTGCCCCTGGCGCGGCTGCTGCGCTCTTCGATGCTGTATACCGCGGTGGGCGTCATCGCACAGAATCAGCTCCCGAAGCTCGAATCGCTCCTGAAGGACATTCCGTCGGTTGTCGTGCCTTACCGGCGCATCGCGCGTGACGTTCACGTGGTGTGCCTCGTGCTCCAACGAAACAAGGAAACCCTGCGCAAAGCGCTTCATGACACCGCGTTCGCGGAATTGCCGATTCCCCAGGATGTCGCCACGATCACGCACGAAGCGAAAGGCGCCCTCCTGGATGATCTCCAGTCTGTTGAGACCCAACTTTCCGAGAACAAAGCCGCGCTTCGTGCTGCGCAAGAGGCGGCGTGGCCCGCTGCTGCGCCGGCGCTGCAACGGTTGAGCGCCGGCTTGCTCATACTGCGCATTCAGGACTCGTGCAAGGTCACCGAGCGCACCTGTGTGTTCGCTGGCTGGGTCCCCCGAGACCAAGCCGCCGCGCTTGTCGATGCCATCAGGGAGAAGACGCACGGCCGTGCCATTGTCGAGGTGACCGAAGCTGAATCGCTCGAACCGGTCCAACAGGGAGAGGTAGAGGTGCCGGTGCTTTTCAACCGGCCGAAATTCTTGCAGCCGTTCGCGCTTCTGACTGAAGGATTCGCGATTCCGTCGTACACGATGATCGACCCGACGCTGTTTGTGGCGATCTCGTTTCTCCTCATGTTCGGCATGATGTTTGGCGACGCCGGCCACGGCCTCGTGTTGTGCGCCCTCGGCGTTCTGTTCGTACTGAAAGCCCCCCAGTACAAGGACGTCGGCAAACTGGCCATTTACTGTGGGGCCGCCTCGGTGATTTTCGGCCTCCTATACGGCAGCATTTTTGGTCTCGAACATCTTCTGCCTGCCCTGTGGACCAAGCCCCTCGAGGGGATTAACGATCTGTTCGCGTTCGCAATAGTGTTCGGAATCCTGTTTGTCAGTCTCGGCATCATACTCAACGTGCTCAATGCCATCCGGGCGCACGCGTTCTGGGAGTCCCTTTTCGACGGCGCCGGCCCTCTTGTCGGCATCATCTACTGGTCAGGCATCGGCCTGGTCGTGAAGTCGTTTTTCTCGACTTCGAAGACGCCGCACTCCGCGTGGCTTGTGGTGCCGATGGCGCTCGCCTTGACCGGGTTCCTGCTCAAAGGCCCCTTGCTGAGGCTGTTCGGAAAGCAACAGCGGGCTTTTCCCGAGGGGGCCATCACGTATGTCATGGAGTCAGCGGTGGAAGTCATGGAAGTCTTCATGGGCTATCTGGCCAACACCGTTTCCTTTATTCGTGTTGCCGCATTTGGCCTGGCGCACGCCGGACTGTTCGTCGCCGTGTTCAGTCTGGCGGAAATCGTGAGCGGCGCGCCTGGCGGCCGGCTCTTGTCATTCATCGTTATCGTTGCAGGAAATGTGCTCATCATCGTGCTCGAGGGCGTCGTGGTCACGATCCAGGCGTTGCGACTCGAGTACTACGAGTTTTTCGGCAAGTTCTTCAACCGGACTGGGCAGAAGTACGCACCCGTTGGGGTTTCGTCAACTCCTCAGGATGCGGCAAACTGA
- a CDS encoding ATP synthase subunit C — protein sequence MYKGISREQRAILAAVFLTVTVLVTAIWCTGAWAQAGEGKMPPASESPNAGWAYLAAALSVGLGCVGAGIAVAYVGSAAVGAVAEKPQLAARTLIFVGLAEGIAIYGLIIGIMVLGRV from the coding sequence ATGTATAAGGGAATCTCACGTGAACAGCGGGCAATCTTGGCTGCGGTCTTCTTGACCGTGACGGTGCTTGTGACTGCAATCTGGTGTACCGGGGCATGGGCGCAAGCCGGGGAGGGGAAGATGCCTCCCGCCTCTGAGTCGCCAAACGCTGGCTGGGCCTATCTTGCAGCAGCGTTGAGTGTTGGTCTCGGATGCGTTGGCGCGGGCATTGCCGTTGCCTACGTGGGAAGCGCCGCGGTCGGCGCCGTGGCCGAAAAACCGCAGCTTGCCGCAAGGACCCTGATCTTCGTTGGGCTCGCGGAAGGTATAGCCATTTACGGGCTGATCATCGGCATTATGGTGCTGGGCAGGGTGTAA
- a CDS encoding V-type ATP synthase subunit F, which translates to MIPFVIGDSQTVAGFRLVGVGGRAATGRDDALAALNEALEKREIGVILIPERMAAKIRDEVDARLYGVGFPLILEIPDASGPVSDRQTIEDIVRRAVGVSI; encoded by the coding sequence ATGATACCGTTCGTCATCGGCGACAGCCAGACCGTGGCCGGATTCCGGCTCGTGGGCGTCGGGGGCCGCGCCGCCACCGGCCGCGACGACGCATTGGCCGCGCTTAACGAGGCTCTCGAAAAGCGCGAAATCGGCGTTATCCTGATCCCCGAACGCATGGCCGCGAAGATCCGCGACGAAGTCGACGCCCGGCTCTACGGCGTCGGTTTTCCCTTAATCCTCGAAATCCCCGATGCGTCCGGCCCCGTTTCCGACAGGCAGACCATCGAAGACATCGTCCGCAGGGCGGTAGGAGTCAGCATATGA
- a CDS encoding V-type ATP synthase subunit E family protein codes for MSEDALEAGGVQIIESILSEADTRASRILESAENAANAVRDKARKDGERARDEVSAKTRERCERTRTQELATARIEAKRLLLAARETVAEHVLEQIKTKLDAIRRSPDAYAQSLWNLAAEAVAAIGLPEVVLRISKTDAGFLGDSFAGRLAADSRVSAAGVSKVGLQLEEYDLGGGCTAQSPDGRVVYDNTYRTRMQRKRRELRAMIVRDAMTGHG; via the coding sequence ATGAGTGAGGACGCCCTGGAAGCGGGTGGCGTTCAGATCATTGAAAGCATCCTTTCGGAAGCGGACACGCGGGCGTCTCGCATCCTCGAAAGCGCCGAGAACGCGGCGAACGCCGTGCGCGATAAGGCGCGTAAGGATGGGGAGCGCGCGCGTGACGAGGTTTCGGCCAAGACCCGCGAGCGGTGCGAGCGAACGCGCACCCAGGAACTCGCTACGGCCAGGATCGAGGCCAAGCGGCTGCTTCTGGCGGCGCGTGAAACCGTGGCCGAGCACGTCCTTGAACAGATCAAGACGAAACTCGACGCCATACGGCGCTCCCCCGATGCCTATGCCCAGTCCCTGTGGAATCTGGCCGCGGAAGCCGTGGCTGCCATCGGGCTACCCGAAGTGGTCTTGAGAATCAGCAAGACGGACGCCGGGTTTCTGGGCGATTCGTTTGCCGGACGGCTCGCGGCCGACAGCCGCGTGTCCGCCGCGGGAGTATCCAAAGTGGGGCTTCAACTCGAAGAATACGACTTGGGCGGAGGCTGCACCGCCCAATCGCCAGATGGACGCGTGGTTTACGATAACACTTACAGGACGAGGATGCAGCGCAAACGGCGGGAGCTTCGCGCAATGATCGTCAGGGATGCGATGACAGGCCATGGTTGA